From the Takifugu flavidus isolate HTHZ2018 chromosome 12, ASM371156v2, whole genome shotgun sequence genome, one window contains:
- the brip1 gene encoding Fanconi anemia group J protein isoform X5: MPASPLEYTIGGVKIQFPRKAYPSQLAMMNSIIRGLNTGQHCLLESPTGSGKSLALLCSTLGWQQAQYVKLQEGRNPVGEKGWTDKSFGDCKKLDGTNSSCQCVCHSRANVSASATAADTPAVVDLTVSPCKESTLPPPAAAAGQRPSSEGTQAKKPSLASRLSQKFQVFRKAAPEEDDDFQPDRKRLRTPEQKSCKRQRLEQGVIFIDDDQEPENVSPGWTKSQKAGMASPCCATGPCTQCSCASKDGAKDQNSNRRVPKIFFGTRTHKQITQVAHELRRTVYSKVPMTILSSRDHTCVNPEVAPHSKRNELCKERLEAKDGRSCRYYHGVQKMGEQYLLQQVHGVSEAWDIEDLVSLGKRLRSCSYFAARELMAEAVIIFCPYNYLLDPLIRESMDINLSGQILVLDEAHNIEDCARESASFTVNYDSLLASRDELESMVKNKIREAKHEPLQNFCYSLINWIQESQSLMSERGYESASKVWSGRDIVGIFHTLGITDATFNMLKANLAAVLEKEERLGFVNGKEDVVQIPTISSATSAVLKGLFMVLDYLFRDKCRFAEDYRVALQKSYAWTNQVPPDAPDAQGFFVRPRQRQRQSIRVKAEMLTLSFWCLNPAVAFSDLSNSLKSIVLTSGTLSPMGSFSSELGVKFSIQLEANHVINKSQVWVGTVGAGPHGRKLCATFQHAETYTFQDEVGALLLHVCQVMAKGVLCFLPSYKMLDKLRDRWSNTGLWEKLEQQKTVITEPRGGGKGDFDELLQTYYEAIKGCQERDGALLIAVCRGKVSEGLDFTDDNARAVVTIGIPFPNIKDLQVELKMKYNDQHAKSRGLLSGHRWYEIQAYRALNQALGRCIRHRNDWGALILVDDRYKNNPNKYITGLSKWVRQLVQHHDTFSNAMQSLGAFSREQQKVALIPADARTSSSTAASPHSHVCVTVEDQAAEPCSTASLVETPAPQQDAAHSVSNIVPHTQVKSGEVENAECSRMLPIPPPAAPLLNPKARAVHPIFTSSPVRPSLKKPIFKGKPPSNSSLPLEMSDFEDKEGQITSSSKDNEAGLIKAEVPDTFREVEEKTDAGAAFSDWEDGPPGAAGAGEEDEDETIFFTPELFEDPSNGGSPHTEPTTEPPPGTRGPAACSDEPFEKVQGGASCTGESPVSESERKKPEGEREGIRGEKEGVEGGQVDNQSRKTDKWLHRVSRSRQKVPSSPTGGGREARCVGRASRQIQISRQRTGRTRAGDEPQLAAPAAEISRAAQAGKKNRQDNICVNGMTGRLSMSTRGGKALKEERFPSTMTWSDLMTPGEDDLGWLHKAPRPAVGGPESKRGNRSKTLPILGCCTKQTKDIFPLFRTRVGMDGDCQILKSATLSQAEKAQASSSFPKNKGQNNVHKESGPAVPPGTLLFILRDRNASCGRRKALTLRFRC; the protein is encoded by the exons atgcCTGCATCCCCACTGGAGTACACCATCGGGGGGGTGAAGATCCAGTTCCCCCGTAAGGCCTATCCTTCACAACTGGCCATGATGAACTCA ATCATACGAGGGCTGAACACGGGGCAGCACTGTTTACTGGAGAGTCCTACAGGAAGCGGAAAGAGCTTAGCCTTGTTGTGCTCGACTCTGGGCTGGCAGCAGGCTCAGTATG TGAAACTGCAAGAAGGCAGGAATCCCGTGGGGGAGAAGGGATGGACAGATAAAAGTTTTGGAGACTGTAAGAAGTTGGATGGAACCAACTCCTCCTGCCAGTGTGTCTGTCACAGTAGAGCCAACGTCAGTGCCTCAGctacagctgcagacacacctgcTGTTGTAGACCTGACTGTGTCACCCTGCAAGGAGTCAACCCTgccacctcctgcagcagcagcaggacaaa GGCCTTCATCTGAGGGAACCCAGGCCAAAAAACCTTCTCTGGCCTCCCGCCTGTCTCAGAAGTTCCAGGTGTTCCGAAAGGCTGCgcctgaggaagatgatgatttCCAGCCAGACAGAAAACGCCTTCGCACTCCAGAACAAAAG AGCTGTAAGAGGCAGCGCCTGGAGCAGGGAGTCATATTCATAGATGATGATCAGGAGCCCGAAAATGTCAGCCCTGGTTGGACAAAAAGCCAGAAAGCTGGGATGGCGTCACCTTGCTGT GCCACTGGCCCCTGCACACAGTGCTCATGTGCATCCAAAGACGGTGCGAAGGACCAAAACAGCAACCGGAGGGTTCCCAAGATCTTCTTCGGCACTCGCACGCACAAGCAGATCACTCAGGTTGCCCATGAGCTGAGGCGCACCGTCTACTCCAAAGTGCCCATGACGATCTTATCGAGCAGAGACCACACCTGTGTCAATCCGGAGGTGGCGCCCCACTCCAAGCGCAATGAGCTCTGCAAGGAACGGCTGGAGGCCAAAGAC GGCAGGTCGTGCCGCTACTACCATGGTGTCCAGAAAATGGGGGAACAATACCTGCTACAACAGGTCCATGGGGTTTCTGAGGCCTGGGACATTGAGGACCTGGTTTCTCTGGGCAAACGTCTCCGCTCCTGTTCCTATTTTGCTGCCAGAGAACTTATGGCGGAAGCTGTCATCATCTTCTGCCCCTACAACTATCTGCTGGACCCACTGATCAGGGAGAGC ATGGATATCAACCTCTCAGGCCAAATCCTGGTGCTGGATGAAGCCCACAACATTGAGGACTGTGCAAGAGAGAGCGCCAGCTTCACCGTAAACTACGACAGCCTCCTGGCGTCTAGGGACGAGCTGGAGAGCATGgtcaaaaacaaaatcagagaAGCCAAGCACGAACCTCTGCAGAACTTCTGCTACAGCCTGATCAA CTGGATCCAGGAGAGCCAGAGCCTGATGTCTGAGCGAGGATACGAGAGCGCCAGCAAAGTCTGGAGTGGGAGGGACATCGTCGGCATCTTTCACACCCTGGGCATCACTGATGCAACCTTTAACATGCTGAAG GCCAACTTGGCTGCAGTGTTGGAGAAGGAAGAGCGACTTGGTTTTGTTAACGGCAAAGAAGATGTGGTGCAGATCCCGACTATCAGCTCAGCCACCTCCGCCGTCCTCAAAGGTCTTTTCATGGTCCTGGATTACCTCTTCAGAGACAAGTGCAG GTTTGCAGAAGACTACAGGGTGGCTCTACAGAAGAGCTACGCTTGGACCAATCAGGTCCCGCCTGACGCTCCCGATGCCCAGGGCTTCTTCGTTCGGCCTCGCCAGAGACAACGACAGAGTATTCGAGTCAAGGCGGAAATGCTGACGCTCAGCTTCTGGTGTCTCAACCCTGCTGTG GCTTTCTCTGACTTGAGTAACTCGCTGAAGAGCATCGTGTTGACATCGGGAACCCTGTCACCGATGGGTTCCTTCTCCTCTGAACTCGGGGTAAAATTCTCCATCCAGTTGGAGGCCAACCACGTTATCAACAAGTCCCAG GTTTGGGTGGGCACTGTTGGTGCGGGACCCCATGGCAGAAAACTCTGTGCTACTTTCCAGCACGCTGAAACTTATACCTTCCAGGATGAGGTGGGGGCGCTGTTGCTACACGTCTGCCAGGTCATGGCCAAGGGTGTGCTCTGCTTTCTGCCATCTTATAAG ATGTTGGACAAACTGCGGGATCGCTGGAGCAACACGGGTCTGTGGGAGAAGCtagagcagcagaaaactgTGATCACCGAGCCTCGCGGCGGTGGAAAAGGCGACTTCGACGAGCTGCTTCAGACCTACTACGAAGCAATCAAAGGCTGCCAAGAAAGAG ACGGCGCTCTGCTGATTGCTGTGTGCAGAGGAAAGGTGAGTGAAGGGCTGGACTTCACCGACGACAACGCCAGGGCCGTGGTCACCATTGGAATTCCCTTCCCGAACATCAAAGACCTTCAG GTGGAACTGAAGATGAAGTACAACGACCAGCACGCCAAGTCCAGAGGTCTTCTCTCGGGGCATCGTTGGTATGAGATCCAGGCCTACAGAGCTCTTAACCAGGCCCTGGGGAG GTGCATCCGCCACAGGAACGACTGGGGCGCGCTGATCTTGGTCGATGACCGCtacaaaaacaacccaaataAATACATCACAG GTCTGTCAAAATGGGTCCGTCAGCTCGTCCAGCACCACGACACCTTCAGCAATGCCATGCAGTCGCTGGGAGCGTTCTCCCGGGAGCAGCAGAAGGTGGCGTTGATTCCGGCAGACGCTCGGACCTCCAGCTCAACTGCAGCCTCCCCACACAGTCACGTGTGTGTAACTGTGGAGGACCAGGCGGCAGAACCTTGTTCCACAGCGTCACTTGTGGAAACACCTGCACCCCAGCAGGATGCAGCACACTCTGTGTCCAACATCGTCCCTCACACGCAGGTTAAGTCTGGAGAAGTTGAAAATGCAG aGTGCTCCAGAATGTTGCCGATTCCCCCTCCGGCAGCGCCACTGTTAAATCCCAAAGCAAGAGCCGTGCACCCCATTTTCAcctccagtcctgtcagacccaGCTTGAAGAAGCCAATCTTTAAAGGAAAACCACCCTCAAACTCCAGCCTGCCTTTGGAAATGTCTGATTTTGAGGACAAAGAGGGACAGATCACCTCTTCGTCAAAAGACAACGAGGCAGGTTTGATTAAAGCAGAGGTTCCGGACACTTTCAGGGAAGTAGAGGAGAAAACTGATGCAGGAGCAGCCTTCTCCGACTGGGAAGACGGACCGCCCGGAGCCGCCGGTGCTGGAGAAGAAGACGAGGACGAAACGATCTTCTTCACCCCTGAACTCTTCGAGGATCCGAGCAATGGTGGCAGCCCTCACACTGAGCCAACCACCGAGCCGCCCCCTGGGACGAGGGGTCCTGCGGCCTGTTCAGATGAACCCTTTGAGAAGGTTCAGGGTGGAGCCTCCTGCACAGGAGAGAGCCCCGtttcagaaagtgagagaaagaagccagagggagagagggaaggaatcAGAGGTGAGAAGGAAGGtgtggagggaggacaggtggataaccagagcagaaagacagacaagTGGCTTCACAGGGTGTCCAGGTCCAGGCAGAAAGTCCCGTCCAGCCCAACAG GTGGAGGCCGGGAGGCGAGGTGTGTAGGGAGGGCGAGCCGTCAGATCCAGATCAGCCGGCAGAGAACAGGGAGGACCAGAGCAGGTGATGAGCCACAGCTAGCCGCCCCGGCTGCAGAGATAAGTAGAGCGGCACAAGCTGGCAAAAAGAATCGCCAGGACAATATCTGTGTTAATGGAATGACTGGGAGACTGTCTATGAGCACGAGGGGAGGGAAGGCTCTTAAAGAAGAGCGTTTTCCCTCCACGATGACTTGGTCTGACCTCATGACGCCTGGAGAAGACGACCTGGGATGGCTGCACAAGGCTCCTCGTCCAGCGGTGGGCGGGCCTGAAAGCAAGAGAGGTAACAGGTCCAAAACGCTTCCCATTCTCGGGTGTTgcacaaaacagacaaaagacattttccccCTGTTCAGAACTCGCGTTGGAATGGATGGAGACTGTCAGAT CCTTAAGAGTGCGACGCTCTCGCAGGCCGAAAAAGCGCAGGCGTCAAGCAGCTTCCCAAAAAACAAAGGCCAGAACAACGTCCACAAAG AAAGCGGACCCGCCGTGCCTCCGGGGACTCTACTGTTCATCCTGCGTGACAGAAATGCTTCCTGCGGCCGAAGGAAAGCTCTGACGCTGCGGTTCAGATGCTGA
- the brip1 gene encoding Fanconi anemia group J protein isoform X8: MPASPLEYTIGGVKIQFPRKAYPSQLAMMNSIIRGLNTGQHCLLESPTGSGKSLALLCSTLGWQQAQYVKLQEGRNPVGEKGWTDKSFGDCKKLDGTNSSCQCVCHSRANVSASATAADTPAVVDLTVSPCKESTLPPPAAAAGQRPSSEGTQAKKPSLASRLSQKFQVFRKAAPEEDDDFQPDRKRLRTPEQKSCKRQRLEQGVIFIDDDQEPENVSPGWTKSQKAGMASPCCATGPCTQCSCASKDGAKDQNSNRRVPKIFFGTRTHKQITQVAHELRRTVYSKVPMTILSSRDHTCVNPEVAPHSKRNELCKERLEAKDGRSCRYYHGVQKMGEQYLLQQVHGVSEAWDIEDLVSLGKRLRSCSYFAARELMAEAVIIFCPYNYLLDPLIRESMDINLSGQILVLDEAHNIEDCARESASFTVNYDSLLASRDELESMVKNKIREAKHEPLQNFCYSLINWIQESQSLMSERGYESASKVWSGRDIVGIFHTLGITDATFNMLKANLAAVLEKEERLGFVNGKEDVVQIPTISSATSAVLKGLFMVLDYLFRDKCRFAEDYRVALQKSYAWTNQVPPDAPDAQGFFVRPRQRQRQSIRVKAEMLTLSFWCLNPAVAFSDLSNSLKSIVLTSGTLSPMGSFSSELGVKFSIQLEANHVINKSQVWVGTVGAGPHGRKLCATFQHAETYTFQDEVGALLLHVCQVMAKGVLCFLPSYKMLDKLRDRWSNTGLWEKLEQQKTVITEPRGGGKGDFDELLQTYYEAIKGCQERDGALLIAVCRGKVSEGLDFTDDNARAVVTIGIPFPNIKDLQVELKMKYNDQHAKSRGLLSGHRWYEIQAYRALNQALGRCIRHRNDWGALILVDDRYKNNPNKYITGLSKWVRQLVQHHDTFSNAMQSLGAFSREQQKVALIPADARTSSSTAASPHSHVCVTVEDQAAEPCSTASLVETPAPQQDAAHSVSNIVPHTQVKSGEVENAECSRMLPIPPPAAPLLNPKARAVHPIFTSSPVRPSLKKPIFKGKPPSNSSLPLEMSDFEDKEGQITSSSKDNEAGLIKAEVPDTFREVEEKTDAGAAFSDWEDGPPGAAGAGEEDEDETIFFTPELFEDPSNGGSPHTEPTTEPPPGTRGPAACSDEPFEKVQGGASCTGESPVSESERKKPEGEREGIRGEKEGVEGGQVDNQSRKTDKWLHRVSRSRQKVPSSPTGGGREARCVGRASRQIQISRQRTGRTRAGDEPQLAAPAAEISRAAQAGKKNRQDNICVNGMTGRLSMSTRGGKALKEERFPSTMTWSDLMTPGEDDLGWLHKAPRPAVGGPESKRESGPAVPPGTLLFILRDRNASCGRRKALTLRFRC; encoded by the exons atgcCTGCATCCCCACTGGAGTACACCATCGGGGGGGTGAAGATCCAGTTCCCCCGTAAGGCCTATCCTTCACAACTGGCCATGATGAACTCA ATCATACGAGGGCTGAACACGGGGCAGCACTGTTTACTGGAGAGTCCTACAGGAAGCGGAAAGAGCTTAGCCTTGTTGTGCTCGACTCTGGGCTGGCAGCAGGCTCAGTATG TGAAACTGCAAGAAGGCAGGAATCCCGTGGGGGAGAAGGGATGGACAGATAAAAGTTTTGGAGACTGTAAGAAGTTGGATGGAACCAACTCCTCCTGCCAGTGTGTCTGTCACAGTAGAGCCAACGTCAGTGCCTCAGctacagctgcagacacacctgcTGTTGTAGACCTGACTGTGTCACCCTGCAAGGAGTCAACCCTgccacctcctgcagcagcagcaggacaaa GGCCTTCATCTGAGGGAACCCAGGCCAAAAAACCTTCTCTGGCCTCCCGCCTGTCTCAGAAGTTCCAGGTGTTCCGAAAGGCTGCgcctgaggaagatgatgatttCCAGCCAGACAGAAAACGCCTTCGCACTCCAGAACAAAAG AGCTGTAAGAGGCAGCGCCTGGAGCAGGGAGTCATATTCATAGATGATGATCAGGAGCCCGAAAATGTCAGCCCTGGTTGGACAAAAAGCCAGAAAGCTGGGATGGCGTCACCTTGCTGT GCCACTGGCCCCTGCACACAGTGCTCATGTGCATCCAAAGACGGTGCGAAGGACCAAAACAGCAACCGGAGGGTTCCCAAGATCTTCTTCGGCACTCGCACGCACAAGCAGATCACTCAGGTTGCCCATGAGCTGAGGCGCACCGTCTACTCCAAAGTGCCCATGACGATCTTATCGAGCAGAGACCACACCTGTGTCAATCCGGAGGTGGCGCCCCACTCCAAGCGCAATGAGCTCTGCAAGGAACGGCTGGAGGCCAAAGAC GGCAGGTCGTGCCGCTACTACCATGGTGTCCAGAAAATGGGGGAACAATACCTGCTACAACAGGTCCATGGGGTTTCTGAGGCCTGGGACATTGAGGACCTGGTTTCTCTGGGCAAACGTCTCCGCTCCTGTTCCTATTTTGCTGCCAGAGAACTTATGGCGGAAGCTGTCATCATCTTCTGCCCCTACAACTATCTGCTGGACCCACTGATCAGGGAGAGC ATGGATATCAACCTCTCAGGCCAAATCCTGGTGCTGGATGAAGCCCACAACATTGAGGACTGTGCAAGAGAGAGCGCCAGCTTCACCGTAAACTACGACAGCCTCCTGGCGTCTAGGGACGAGCTGGAGAGCATGgtcaaaaacaaaatcagagaAGCCAAGCACGAACCTCTGCAGAACTTCTGCTACAGCCTGATCAA CTGGATCCAGGAGAGCCAGAGCCTGATGTCTGAGCGAGGATACGAGAGCGCCAGCAAAGTCTGGAGTGGGAGGGACATCGTCGGCATCTTTCACACCCTGGGCATCACTGATGCAACCTTTAACATGCTGAAG GCCAACTTGGCTGCAGTGTTGGAGAAGGAAGAGCGACTTGGTTTTGTTAACGGCAAAGAAGATGTGGTGCAGATCCCGACTATCAGCTCAGCCACCTCCGCCGTCCTCAAAGGTCTTTTCATGGTCCTGGATTACCTCTTCAGAGACAAGTGCAG GTTTGCAGAAGACTACAGGGTGGCTCTACAGAAGAGCTACGCTTGGACCAATCAGGTCCCGCCTGACGCTCCCGATGCCCAGGGCTTCTTCGTTCGGCCTCGCCAGAGACAACGACAGAGTATTCGAGTCAAGGCGGAAATGCTGACGCTCAGCTTCTGGTGTCTCAACCCTGCTGTG GCTTTCTCTGACTTGAGTAACTCGCTGAAGAGCATCGTGTTGACATCGGGAACCCTGTCACCGATGGGTTCCTTCTCCTCTGAACTCGGGGTAAAATTCTCCATCCAGTTGGAGGCCAACCACGTTATCAACAAGTCCCAG GTTTGGGTGGGCACTGTTGGTGCGGGACCCCATGGCAGAAAACTCTGTGCTACTTTCCAGCACGCTGAAACTTATACCTTCCAGGATGAGGTGGGGGCGCTGTTGCTACACGTCTGCCAGGTCATGGCCAAGGGTGTGCTCTGCTTTCTGCCATCTTATAAG ATGTTGGACAAACTGCGGGATCGCTGGAGCAACACGGGTCTGTGGGAGAAGCtagagcagcagaaaactgTGATCACCGAGCCTCGCGGCGGTGGAAAAGGCGACTTCGACGAGCTGCTTCAGACCTACTACGAAGCAATCAAAGGCTGCCAAGAAAGAG ACGGCGCTCTGCTGATTGCTGTGTGCAGAGGAAAGGTGAGTGAAGGGCTGGACTTCACCGACGACAACGCCAGGGCCGTGGTCACCATTGGAATTCCCTTCCCGAACATCAAAGACCTTCAG GTGGAACTGAAGATGAAGTACAACGACCAGCACGCCAAGTCCAGAGGTCTTCTCTCGGGGCATCGTTGGTATGAGATCCAGGCCTACAGAGCTCTTAACCAGGCCCTGGGGAG GTGCATCCGCCACAGGAACGACTGGGGCGCGCTGATCTTGGTCGATGACCGCtacaaaaacaacccaaataAATACATCACAG GTCTGTCAAAATGGGTCCGTCAGCTCGTCCAGCACCACGACACCTTCAGCAATGCCATGCAGTCGCTGGGAGCGTTCTCCCGGGAGCAGCAGAAGGTGGCGTTGATTCCGGCAGACGCTCGGACCTCCAGCTCAACTGCAGCCTCCCCACACAGTCACGTGTGTGTAACTGTGGAGGACCAGGCGGCAGAACCTTGTTCCACAGCGTCACTTGTGGAAACACCTGCACCCCAGCAGGATGCAGCACACTCTGTGTCCAACATCGTCCCTCACACGCAGGTTAAGTCTGGAGAAGTTGAAAATGCAG aGTGCTCCAGAATGTTGCCGATTCCCCCTCCGGCAGCGCCACTGTTAAATCCCAAAGCAAGAGCCGTGCACCCCATTTTCAcctccagtcctgtcagacccaGCTTGAAGAAGCCAATCTTTAAAGGAAAACCACCCTCAAACTCCAGCCTGCCTTTGGAAATGTCTGATTTTGAGGACAAAGAGGGACAGATCACCTCTTCGTCAAAAGACAACGAGGCAGGTTTGATTAAAGCAGAGGTTCCGGACACTTTCAGGGAAGTAGAGGAGAAAACTGATGCAGGAGCAGCCTTCTCCGACTGGGAAGACGGACCGCCCGGAGCCGCCGGTGCTGGAGAAGAAGACGAGGACGAAACGATCTTCTTCACCCCTGAACTCTTCGAGGATCCGAGCAATGGTGGCAGCCCTCACACTGAGCCAACCACCGAGCCGCCCCCTGGGACGAGGGGTCCTGCGGCCTGTTCAGATGAACCCTTTGAGAAGGTTCAGGGTGGAGCCTCCTGCACAGGAGAGAGCCCCGtttcagaaagtgagagaaagaagccagagggagagagggaaggaatcAGAGGTGAGAAGGAAGGtgtggagggaggacaggtggataaccagagcagaaagacagacaagTGGCTTCACAGGGTGTCCAGGTCCAGGCAGAAAGTCCCGTCCAGCCCAACAG GTGGAGGCCGGGAGGCGAGGTGTGTAGGGAGGGCGAGCCGTCAGATCCAGATCAGCCGGCAGAGAACAGGGAGGACCAGAGCAGGTGATGAGCCACAGCTAGCCGCCCCGGCTGCAGAGATAAGTAGAGCGGCACAAGCTGGCAAAAAGAATCGCCAGGACAATATCTGTGTTAATGGAATGACTGGGAGACTGTCTATGAGCACGAGGGGAGGGAAGGCTCTTAAAGAAGAGCGTTTTCCCTCCACGATGACTTGGTCTGACCTCATGACGCCTGGAGAAGACGACCTGGGATGGCTGCACAAGGCTCCTCGTCCAGCGGTGGGCGGGCCTGAAAGCAAGAGAG AAAGCGGACCCGCCGTGCCTCCGGGGACTCTACTGTTCATCCTGCGTGACAGAAATGCTTCCTGCGGCCGAAGGAAAGCTCTGACGCTGCGGTTCAGATGCTGA